Proteins encoded within one genomic window of Pongo pygmaeus isolate AG05252 chromosome 18, NHGRI_mPonPyg2-v2.0_pri, whole genome shotgun sequence:
- the NUDT16L1 gene encoding tudor-interacting repair regulator protein isoform X2, whose translation MLLSGSGGDGVSAKMSTAAVPELKQISRVEAMRLGPGWSHSCHAMLYAANPGQLFGRIPMRFSVLMQMRFDGLLGFPGGFVDRRFWSLEDGLNRVLGLGLGCLRLTEADYLSSHLTEGPHRVVAHLYARQLTLEQLHAVEISAVHSRDHGLEVGPPPGPRPPPRGLALAPWKAPMGAGPRAGPAVHPEGPSRRLPQLPEQRLREHG comes from the exons ATGCTCTTAAGTGGCAGCGGCGGGGACGGGGTCAGTGCCAAGATGTCGACGGCGGCGGTTCCGGAGCTGAAGCAGATCAGCCGGGTGGAGGCGATGCGCCTAGGGCCGGGCTGGAGCCACTCGTGCCACGCCATGCTGTACGCCGCCAACCCTGGGCAGCTCTTCGGCCGCATCCCCATGCGCTTCTCGGTGCTG ATGCAGATGCGTTTCGATGGGCTGCTGGGCTTCCCCGGGGGCTTCGTGGACCGGCGCTTCTGGTCGCTGGAGGACGGCCTGAACCGGgtgctgggcctgggcctgggctgccTGCGCCTCACCGAGGCCGACTACCTGAGCTCGCACCTGACCGAGGGCCCACACCGCGTCGTGGCGCACCTGTACGCGCGGCAGCTGACGCTGGAGCAGCTGCACGCCGTGGAGATCAGCGCGGTGCACTCGCGCGACCACGGCCTGGAGGTGGGGCCGCCGCCCgggccccgccccccgccccgggGTTTGGCTCTGGCCCCGTGGAAGGCACCGATGG GTGCTGGGCCTCGTGCGGGTCCCGCTGTACACCCAGAAGGACCGAGTCGGAGGCTTCCCCAACTTCCTGAGCAACGCCTTCGTGAGCACGGCTAA
- the NUDT16L1 gene encoding tudor-interacting repair regulator protein isoform X1, whose translation MLLSGSGGDGVSAKMSTAAVPELKQISRVEAMRLGPGWSHSCHAMLYAANPGQLFGRIPMRFSVLMQMRFDGLLGFPGGFVDRRFWSLEDGLNRVLGLGLGCLRLTEADYLSSHLTEGPHRVVAHLYARQLTLEQLHAVEISAVHSRDHGLEVLGLVRVPLYTQKDRVGGFPNFLSNAFVSTAKCQLLFALKVLNMMPEEKLVEALAAATEKQKKALEKLLPASS comes from the exons ATGCTCTTAAGTGGCAGCGGCGGGGACGGGGTCAGTGCCAAGATGTCGACGGCGGCGGTTCCGGAGCTGAAGCAGATCAGCCGGGTGGAGGCGATGCGCCTAGGGCCGGGCTGGAGCCACTCGTGCCACGCCATGCTGTACGCCGCCAACCCTGGGCAGCTCTTCGGCCGCATCCCCATGCGCTTCTCGGTGCTG ATGCAGATGCGTTTCGATGGGCTGCTGGGCTTCCCCGGGGGCTTCGTGGACCGGCGCTTCTGGTCGCTGGAGGACGGCCTGAACCGGgtgctgggcctgggcctgggctgccTGCGCCTCACCGAGGCCGACTACCTGAGCTCGCACCTGACCGAGGGCCCACACCGCGTCGTGGCGCACCTGTACGCGCGGCAGCTGACGCTGGAGCAGCTGCACGCCGTGGAGATCAGCGCGGTGCACTCGCGCGACCACGGCCTGGAG GTGCTGGGCCTCGTGCGGGTCCCGCTGTACACCCAGAAGGACCGAGTCGGAGGCTTCCCCAACTTCCTGAGCAACGCCTTCGTGAGCACGGCTAAGTGCCAGCTCCTCTTTGCTCTCAAGGTGCTCAACATGATGCCCGAGGAGAAGCTGGTTGAGGCCTTGGCTGCGGCCACCGAGAAGCAGAAGAAGGCCCTGGAGAAGTTGCTCCCGGCCTCCTCCTGA